One Bacillus sp. FJAT-52991 genomic region harbors:
- a CDS encoding DUF975 family protein produces the protein MTVRISSIKKEARDALAGNWGIAVLLTLILVFFAGIVPIMFEIAASGGFENWVNQTEPSSSSSLFSLLISFAMIPFSVSVYWFFLHLVRGKRQSVGDVFSIYASIGTAFKMIGVSILIGIFVFLWFLLLIIPGIIKSFSYSQTFFILKDQPELSALEAISESKRRMKGYKWKYFVLYLSFIGWAFLSLFTLGIGYLWLMPYMQASLATFYNRHIATQGHEM, from the coding sequence ATGACTGTTCGTATTTCAAGTATTAAGAAAGAAGCGAGAGACGCCTTAGCAGGAAATTGGGGGATAGCGGTTTTACTTACGTTGATCCTGGTGTTCTTTGCAGGGATCGTCCCAATCATGTTTGAGATCGCTGCCAGCGGCGGATTCGAGAATTGGGTGAATCAAACAGAACCATCTTCGTCCTCTTCCCTTTTCAGTTTACTTATTAGTTTTGCTATGATCCCTTTTTCTGTTTCGGTATATTGGTTCTTTTTACATTTAGTTCGCGGAAAGCGTCAAAGTGTTGGAGACGTATTTTCTATTTATGCCAGCATTGGTACAGCTTTTAAAATGATTGGTGTCTCTATATTGATTGGGATTTTCGTATTTTTATGGTTTTTATTGCTGATTATTCCTGGGATTATTAAAAGCTTTTCTTATTCACAAACGTTTTTTATTCTAAAAGATCAGCCCGAATTATCCGCCCTTGAAGCGATCTCAGAAAGTAAGCGTCGTATGAAAGGCTATAAGTGGAAGTACTTTGTGCTGTATTTAAGCTTTATTGGCTGGGCGTTTCTTTCCCTATTCACACTAGGTATTGGGTATTTATGGTTAATGCCGTATATGCAAGCATCGCTAGCTACTTTTTATAATAGGCATATTGCTACTCAAGGTCATGAAATGTAA
- a CDS encoding FAD-binding oxidoreductase, which translates to MKTYCVIGAGILGASTAYHLAKAGAQVTIIDRKDEGQATAAAAGIICPWLSQRRNKAWYRLAKGGARYYPELIAELEQLGETNTGYAKVGALSLHEDEEKLMKMKERALKRREEAPEIGEVTILSPAEAKALFPPLRDGYGAVHVSGAARVDGRALREALLAAAKKLGAIFIEGDAQWLEDTPNNRKIKVNDQVLSFDQIIMTAGAWAKSLLASLGVQANVEPQKAQIVHFMLPNVTTNEWPVIMPPNDQYILAFDDRIVAGATHENDVGFDTRVTASGMHEVLDKALHVAPGLADGTIIETRVGFRPFTPGFLPVFGPLPGHEGLLFANGLGASGLTMGPYIGAELAKLALGKETDIPLEDYAVTSAMN; encoded by the coding sequence ATGAAAACATATTGTGTAATTGGAGCAGGAATTTTAGGGGCTTCCACCGCTTATCATCTCGCTAAGGCAGGGGCTCAAGTGACGATCATCGACCGAAAAGACGAGGGCCAAGCAACGGCCGCCGCAGCGGGTATTATTTGTCCTTGGCTGTCACAGCGACGAAATAAAGCGTGGTACCGACTCGCTAAAGGAGGAGCCCGTTATTACCCTGAGCTCATTGCGGAGCTTGAACAGTTAGGCGAAACGAACACAGGCTATGCCAAAGTGGGTGCCTTAAGCCTGCATGAAGACGAAGAAAAATTAATGAAAATGAAAGAACGCGCCTTAAAGCGGCGAGAAGAGGCGCCAGAAATCGGAGAAGTGACGATCTTAAGTCCAGCTGAAGCAAAGGCTTTATTTCCGCCGCTTCGTGATGGCTATGGAGCCGTTCATGTAAGCGGAGCTGCTCGTGTCGACGGTCGAGCGCTTCGTGAGGCCTTACTAGCAGCGGCAAAAAAGTTAGGTGCCATCTTCATCGAGGGCGACGCGCAATGGCTGGAAGACACACCAAATAACCGCAAAATAAAAGTCAATGATCAAGTCCTTTCTTTTGATCAAATCATTATGACAGCAGGAGCTTGGGCGAAATCATTGCTAGCGTCACTAGGCGTACAAGCAAATGTCGAACCACAAAAAGCACAAATCGTTCATTTTATGCTGCCGAACGTAACGACAAATGAATGGCCTGTCATCATGCCTCCGAACGATCAATATATTTTAGCGTTTGATGATCGCATTGTCGCCGGGGCGACGCATGAAAATGATGTCGGCTTCGATACGCGTGTGACGGCGAGCGGGATGCATGAAGTGCTGGATAAAGCGCTGCATGTTGCCCCTGGCTTGGCGGATGGTACAATCATTGAAACGAGAGTCGGTTTTCGACCGTTTACTCCTGGATTCTTGCCGGTATTCGGCCCGCTTCCTGGACATGAAGGCTTACTCTTTGCCAATGGTTTAGGTGCATCTGGCTTGACGATGGGACCCTATATCGGAGCCGAGCTTGCCAAGCTTGCCTTAGGAAAAGAAACCGACATACCACTTGAGGATTATGCTGTCACTAGTGCGATGAACTAA